One window from the genome of Deltaproteobacteria bacterium encodes:
- a CDS encoding DEAD/DEAH box helicase, whose amino-acid sequence MTLPPSSSRPSAAFDLLDSRVRRWIWEQQWTELRDIQERAAEPILRGDTDVILAAATATGKTEAAFLPIFSALAATGERIGLQALYVAPLKALINDQHGRLEALGRLLDIPVHRWHGDVGQGAKHAILRDPHGVLLITPESIEALFVRQAEVVHRLFGALQYVVLDEAHAFIGTERGRQVQSLLHRIEVLAKQQVPRIGLSATLGDMQLAAAFLRPDGAEHVLIIQSEDGNAQEVKLQLRGYTDKKPGPNATDQSDSMPPKVTRVASDLFGVLRGHNHLAFANSRRRVESLADELRELSEENRVPNEFFPHHGSLSRELREAAEARIKDGSLPTTLVATTTIEMGIDIGTVVSIAQVGVPPSVAGLRQRLGRSGRRGDPAILRMYIEEPELEPDSPPQDQLRTALVQSIAMVQLMLEHWYEPPTPGRLHVSTLVQQVLSIIAQRSGAKADELFRLLCSSGPFRGFTAKNFAQLLRAMASHELLEQSASGHLLPGRLGEKLVEHHTFFAAFQTPEEYRLLSRDEELGSLPVDRPVAEGMHLIFAGRRWLVEAVDGERKTIHVVPAPGGRAPKFTGEGGTTHGKIRERMRAVYSSSEVPIFLDAAARGLLLEARASFERLGLRTSNVVEVGASTLLFPWCGNRGMDTLVLWLRARGVRAARDAVCIEVANSPREHTLRILADLTTGPLPDASQLVRDMVPHPQREKYDSFVDPDSLCRDFAARSLDPGEARRALEQLLKATVFTSKVDPEDDSSRRS is encoded by the coding sequence ATGACCTTGCCTCCTTCAAGCTCTAGGCCATCCGCTGCGTTCGACCTCCTGGATTCGCGCGTCCGGCGCTGGATCTGGGAGCAGCAATGGACCGAGCTCCGCGACATCCAGGAGCGTGCCGCCGAGCCGATTCTGCGCGGTGACACCGATGTCATCCTGGCCGCGGCTACCGCCACGGGAAAGACTGAGGCGGCGTTTCTCCCGATCTTCTCGGCGTTGGCGGCTACCGGCGAGAGGATCGGGCTGCAGGCGCTTTACGTCGCGCCGCTGAAGGCGCTTATCAATGACCAGCATGGCAGGCTCGAGGCGCTCGGGCGGCTTCTCGACATTCCCGTGCATCGGTGGCACGGCGACGTCGGACAAGGTGCCAAACACGCCATCCTGCGCGACCCTCATGGCGTTCTGCTGATCACCCCAGAGTCTATCGAGGCGCTGTTCGTGCGACAGGCCGAGGTGGTGCATCGCCTGTTCGGCGCGCTGCAGTACGTGGTCCTCGACGAGGCGCACGCGTTCATCGGGACCGAGCGCGGCCGCCAGGTCCAGTCGCTCCTGCACCGGATCGAGGTGCTAGCGAAGCAGCAGGTGCCTCGCATCGGGCTCAGCGCGACGCTCGGAGACATGCAGCTCGCTGCGGCGTTTCTCCGGCCAGACGGCGCCGAACACGTCCTCATCATTCAATCTGAGGACGGCAACGCGCAGGAGGTGAAGCTGCAGCTGCGCGGATACACCGACAAGAAGCCCGGACCGAACGCTACCGACCAATCAGATTCCATGCCGCCCAAGGTTACTCGCGTCGCCAGCGATCTTTTTGGCGTCCTGCGAGGCCACAACCACCTCGCCTTCGCCAACAGCCGTCGCCGCGTTGAGAGCCTCGCCGATGAGCTTCGCGAACTGTCGGAGGAGAACCGGGTGCCAAACGAGTTTTTCCCGCACCACGGTAGCCTCTCGCGCGAGCTGCGCGAAGCTGCAGAAGCGCGCATCAAGGACGGGAGCCTTCCGACCACACTGGTCGCGACCACGACGATCGAAATGGGCATCGACATCGGAACGGTCGTGAGCATCGCGCAAGTCGGAGTGCCGCCGTCGGTGGCGGGGCTGCGGCAGCGGCTGGGGAGATCGGGCAGACGCGGCGACCCGGCCATCCTCCGCATGTACATCGAAGAGCCGGAGCTTGAGCCCGACAGCCCGCCGCAAGATCAATTGCGCACGGCCCTCGTGCAGTCCATCGCGATGGTGCAGCTCATGCTGGAGCACTGGTACGAGCCGCCGACGCCGGGCCGGCTCCACGTGTCGACACTCGTCCAGCAGGTGCTTTCGATCATCGCGCAGCGCAGCGGAGCCAAGGCGGATGAGCTGTTTCGGCTGCTCTGTTCCTCAGGGCCGTTCAGGGGCTTTACCGCGAAAAACTTCGCTCAGCTGCTCCGCGCGATGGCCTCACATGAGTTGCTCGAGCAGAGCGCGAGCGGACATCTCCTGCCGGGCCGCTTGGGCGAGAAGCTCGTGGAGCACCACACCTTCTTCGCAGCGTTCCAGACGCCTGAGGAGTACCGGCTCCTCTCGCGTGATGAGGAGCTTGGGTCGTTGCCGGTAGACCGGCCGGTCGCCGAGGGAATGCACCTCATCTTTGCCGGTCGACGCTGGCTCGTGGAGGCCGTCGACGGCGAGCGCAAGACCATTCACGTGGTGCCCGCGCCAGGCGGTCGCGCGCCAAAGTTCACCGGCGAGGGCGGAACGACGCACGGCAAAATTCGAGAGCGGATGCGCGCGGTCTACTCGTCGAGCGAGGTCCCCATCTTCCTGGACGCAGCAGCCCGGGGCCTACTGCTGGAGGCACGAGCATCCTTCGAGCGCCTGGGCCTTCGGACGAGCAACGTCGTGGAAGTCGGTGCGAGCACGCTGCTATTCCCGTGGTGCGGTAATCGCGGAATGGACACGCTGGTCCTTTGGCTTCGCGCACGCGGTGTTCGCGCGGCGCGCGATGCAGTTTGCATCGAGGTCGCCAACTCGCCGCGCGAGCACACGCTCCGTATCCTCGCCGACTTGACCACTGGCCCTTTGCCGGACGCCTCTCAATTAGTGCGGGACATGGTGCCGCACCCTCAGCGCGAGAAGTACGACAGCTTTGTGGATCCCGATTCGCTGTGTCGCGATTTCGCGGCGCGGTCACTGGATCCCGGCGAAGCCCGACGCGCTCTGGAGCAGCTGTTGAAGGCGACGGTCTTCACGTCGAAGGTCGACCCGGAGGACGACAGCTCACGGCGGAGCTGA
- a CDS encoding ATP-binding protein, producing MTAVPQIRPRERDGLLQSLRAGVVPRVGQQLIQVGRVHELKALIHDLERIADGGSAVRFVIGEYGSGKTFFLHLIRSVALEKKLVTVHADLTPDRRLHATGGQARALYAELMRNMATRTRPEGGAIGAVVERFVSTALSDAQARGVNADVVIREHLGSLSELVGGFDFATVVEAYWRGHDRGDDVLKNEAIRWLRGEFTAKTDARAALGVRTIVEDGNFYDQLKLLARFVRLAGFSGLLVCMDELVNLYKLAHSQARNANYEQILRILNDGLQGTASGVGVLFGGTPEFLMDGRRGLYSYQALQSRLAENRFTASGLVDFSGPVLRLANLSPEDIFVLLRNLRHVYASGEPSKYLLPDDGLHAFMRHCSKQLGDAYFRTPRSTITGFVNLLAVLEQNPGADWKTLVGQVALAPDSEPDALAAASTSDAGAETGPEQAVDDLASFKL from the coding sequence GTGACCGCTGTTCCGCAAATTCGTCCCAGGGAGCGTGATGGCCTCCTGCAAAGCCTTCGAGCTGGCGTGGTGCCACGCGTCGGTCAGCAACTGATTCAGGTTGGTCGCGTCCATGAGCTGAAGGCTCTCATTCATGACCTCGAGCGGATTGCGGACGGCGGGTCTGCGGTCCGATTCGTGATAGGCGAATACGGTTCGGGCAAGACCTTCTTCTTGCATCTCATTCGCTCGGTCGCGCTCGAAAAGAAGCTGGTCACTGTCCACGCCGACCTGACGCCAGACAGGCGCCTCCACGCGACGGGTGGACAGGCTCGCGCGCTGTACGCGGAGCTGATGCGCAACATGGCCACGCGCACGCGGCCCGAAGGCGGCGCAATCGGCGCCGTGGTCGAGCGCTTCGTCTCGACCGCGCTGTCGGATGCGCAGGCGCGCGGCGTGAACGCGGACGTCGTCATCCGTGAGCACCTCGGTTCTCTGTCCGAGCTCGTGGGCGGCTTCGACTTCGCCACGGTCGTCGAGGCCTACTGGCGTGGTCACGACCGCGGCGACGACGTGTTGAAGAACGAAGCCATCCGATGGCTGAGAGGAGAGTTCACCGCGAAGACTGACGCGCGCGCTGCGCTGGGCGTCCGGACGATCGTAGAGGACGGCAACTTCTATGATCAGCTCAAGCTTCTGGCGCGATTCGTTCGGCTCGCGGGTTTCTCTGGGCTCTTGGTCTGCATGGACGAGCTCGTGAATCTCTACAAGCTCGCACACTCGCAGGCGCGGAACGCGAACTACGAGCAAATCCTTCGCATCCTGAATGATGGGCTGCAAGGAACCGCTTCTGGCGTGGGCGTTCTTTTCGGCGGAACGCCCGAATTCCTAATGGATGGCAGGCGCGGCCTCTACAGCTACCAGGCGCTGCAAAGCCGTCTTGCCGAGAACCGTTTCACCGCGTCGGGGTTGGTGGACTTCTCAGGTCCAGTGCTGCGGCTCGCGAACCTGAGCCCTGAGGACATCTTCGTTCTGCTGCGGAACCTCCGGCACGTCTACGCATCAGGAGAGCCATCGAAGTACCTGTTGCCCGACGATGGCCTGCACGCATTCATGCGGCACTGCTCAAAGCAGCTCGGCGACGCATATTTCCGCACGCCGCGGTCCACAATCACGGGCTTCGTGAACCTGCTCGCCGTGCTCGAGCAGAACCCAGGCGCAGACTGGAAGACGCTCGTGGGCCAGGTCGCTCTCGCGCCAGACTCAGAACCCGATGCGTTGGCAGCGGCCAGCACGTCAGACGCGGGCGCAGAAACCGGACCGGAGCAGGCAGTAGATGACCTTGCCTCCTTCAAGCTCTAG